The following proteins are encoded in a genomic region of Brachypodium distachyon strain Bd21 chromosome 1, Brachypodium_distachyon_v3.0, whole genome shotgun sequence:
- the LOC100834233 gene encoding pre-mRNA-splicing factor ATP-dependent RNA helicase DEAH1 isoform X1, whose product MASDRQLRDWVSDKLMSLQGFTTTVVVQYVIRLAKECSSTGDLVGKLVEYGFSSSAETSSFAADIYAKVPRRDRGISNYQKQEREAAKLVKKQSTYKLLDDDDENDIDNHTSIDNHTSSLASTPSKSRKHFRRRAEDQEDLKDDDETITHDSERSVRRRIEEADDEDGDETFDEEREIIRDQQERAQLEKNMRERDAVNTRKLMERQLSKEEQEDLTRRSQAMDKNDTSDLRNFSRQAYLQKRRDKKIDEIRDEILDHEYIFQDVKLTEAEEKDFRYKKKIYDHIKERVESADDIAEYKMPEAYDMGEGNQEKRFSVAMQRYKDPEAKDKMNPFAEQEAWEEHQIGKSKLQFGSKDRKRSSDEYQYVFDDQIDFVKSSVIEGTQFEDDSDQETIDAKDILKRELQDERKTLPIYKFRDELLKAVDEYQVIVIVGETGSGKTTQIPQYLHEAGYTARGKVACTQPRRVAAMSVAARVSQEMGVKLGHEVGYSIRFEDCTSEKTMIKYMTDGMLLREFLGEPDLAGYSVVMVDEAHERTLSTDILFGLVKDIARFRPDLKLLISSATLDAEKFSDYFDSAPIFKIPGRRYPVEVHYTKAPEADYIDAAIVTVLQIHVTQPPGDILVFLTGQEEIETVDEILKQRTRGLGTKIAELNICPIYANLPTELQAKIFEQTPEGSRKVVLATNIAETSLTIDGIKYVIDPGFCKIKSYNPRTGMESLLINPISKASANQRAGRSGRTGPGKCFRLYTSYNYMHDLEDNTVPEIQRTNLANVVLTLKSLGIHDLVNFDFMDPPPSEALLKALEQLFALSALNSRGELTKTGRRMAEFPLDPMLSKMIVASEKYKCSDEVISIASMLSIGNSIFYRPKDKQVHADNARLNFHTGNVGDHIALLNVYNSWKETDFSTQWCYENYIQVRSMKRARDIRDQLEGLLERVEIEVCSNASDLDAIKKAITSGFFHHSARLQKNGSYRTVKNPQTVFVHPSSGLAQLLPRWVIYHELVLTTKEYMRQVTELKPEWLVEIAPHYYQLKDVDDSGSKKLPKGQGRAAL is encoded by the exons ATGGCGAGCGACAGGCAGCTCAGGGATTGGGTCTCCGACAAGCTCATGTCCCTCCAAGGATTCACAACGACCGTCGTCGTGCAGTATGTCATCAGGCTAG CTAAGGAATGCTCTTCTACTGGTGATCTCGTGGGGAAGCTCGTCGAGTACGGGTTCTCCTCGTCCGCAGAGACAAGCAGCTTCGCAGCCGACATCTACGCCAAGGTCCCCCGCAGGGACCGCGGTATCAGC AATTACCAGAAACAGGAAAGGGAGGCAGCAAAGCTTGTGAAGAAACAGAGCACTTACAAGTTgttggatgatgatgatgagaatGATATTGACAACCACACGTCTATTGACAACCACACGTCAAGTTTGGCGAGCACACCCTCTAAGAGTAGGAAACATTTCAGGAGGAGAGCTGAGGACCAAGAAGATTTGAAGGATGATGAT GAAACAATAACACATGATTCTGAGAGAAGTGTGCGACGGCGAATAGAAGAGGCGGATGACGAAGATGGTGATGAGACTTTTGAT GAAGAACGAGAAATCATAAGAGATCAACAGGAAAGAGCTCAGCTAGAGAAGAATATGAGAGAAAGAGACGCAGTTAACACTCGAAAG TTGATGGAGCGACAATTATCTAAGGAAGAACAAG AGGACCTTACGAGACGATCTCAAGCAATGGACAAGAATGACACTTCAGATCTGAG AAATTTTTCAAGGCAAGCATACTTGCAAAAGCGAAGGGACAAAAAAATTGATGAGATTCG GGACGAAATTCTTGATCATGAATACATTTTTCAGGATGTGAAACTAACCGAAGCAGAAGAAAAGGACTTCAG atacaagaagaagatTTATGATCATATTAAGGAGCGTGTTGAGAGTGCAGATGATATTGCTGAG TACAAAATGCCTGAAGCTTATGATATGGGTGAAGGTAATCAAGAAAAGAGATTCTCTGTTGCAATGCAGCGATACAA AGATCCTGAGGCCAAAGATAAAATGAATCCTTTTGCTGAACAGGAAGCATGGGAAGAACATCAAATAG GAAAGTCTAAACTGCAATTTGGATCGAAAGATAGGAAGCGGTCTTCTGATGAATATCA GTATGTATTTGATGATCAAATTGATTTTGTTAAATCATCGGTCATAGAAGGAACACAG TTTGAAGACGATTCAGACCAAGAGACCATCGATGCAAAAGATATTTTAAAAAGGGAGCTCCAG GATGAGCGGAAAACCCTTCCAATTTATAAATTCAGGGATGAACTGCTCAAGGCTGTTGATGAATATCAG GTTATTGTCATAGTGGGAGAAACCGGCTCTGGTAAAACAACACAAATACCTCAATATCTTCATGAAGCTGGATATACTGCAAGAGGAAAG GTTGCTTGTACGCAACCTCGTCGAGTGGCAGCCATGAGTGTTGCAGCAAGGGTGTCTCAAGAGATGGGTGTTAAACTGGGACACGAG GTTGGTTACTCCATAAGGTTCGAGGATTGCACCTCAGAGAAAACAATGATTAAATACATGACAGATGGTATGCTTTTGAGGGAGTTTCTTGGTGAACCAGATTTGGCTGGCTATAG TGTTGTGATGGTCGATGAGGCTCATGAGCGTACACTGTCTACTGATATCTTATTTGGTTTGGTGAAG GATATTGCTAGGTTTCGTCCAGACCTAAAGTTGCTCATTTCAAGTGCAACCCTGGATGCAGAAAAATTTAGCGACTACTTTGATTCAGCTCCTATTTTCAAGATTCCTGGGAGGCGATACCCTGTTGAAGTTCATTATACAAAAGCTCCAGAAGCAGATTACATTGATGCTGCCATTGTCACTGTTTTACAGATACATGTGACACAACCCCCTGGTGATATCCTAGTGTTCCTTACAGGGCAGGAAGAAATTGAAACAGTTGATGAAATCCTTAAACAAAGAACAAGGGGCTTAGGAACAAAGATTGCAGAACTAAACATATGCCCTATTTATGCAAATCTGCCTACTGAACTTCAAGCTAAGATCTTTGAGCAAACCCCCGAAGGTTCTCGGAAAGTGGTCCTGGCCACTAATATAGCAGAGACTTCATTGACCATTGATGGTATAAAATATGTTATCGATCCAGGTTTCTGTAAGATCAAGTCATACAACCCCCGTACAGGAATGGAATCCCTGCTTATCAATCCTATCTCAAAGGCATCAGCAAACCAGAGGGCAGGAAGATCTGGACGGACAGGACCTGGAAAATGTTTCCGCCTGTACACAAGCTATAACTACATGCATGATCTTGAGGATAATACTGTTCCAGAGATTCAAAGAACCAACCTTGCAAATGTTGTACTTACACTTAAGAGTCTTGGTATTCATGACTTGgttaattttgattttatGGACCCACCTCCTTCAGAGGCCTTGTTGAAGGCCCTGGAGCAACTTTTCGCTCTCAGTGCACTCAACAGTCGTGGAGAGTTGACGAAGACTGGAAGACGAATGGCAGAATTTCCATTAGATCCTATGCTGTCAAAGATGATAGTAGCTTCAGAGAAATATAAGTGTTCTGATGAGGTCATCTCCATTGCGTCCATGTTGTCGATTGGCAATTCTATATTTTATCGTCCGAAGGACAAACAAGTTCATGCTGACAATGCAAGGTTGAACTTCCACACTGGCAATGTCGGGGACCATATAGCATTACTCAAT GTCTATAACTCCTGGAAAGAAACTGACTTTTCAACTCAATGGTGTTatgaaaattatatacag GTCCGCAGCATGAAGAGGGCAAGAGATATTCGAGATCAACTAGAAGGACTTCTGGAGAGAGTTGAGATTGAGGTTTGTTCAAATGCCAGTGACTTGGATGCTATTAAAAAGGCTATAACATCAG GTTTCTTCCACCATTCTGCACGGTTGCAGAAGAATGGTTCTTATAGAACTGTCAAGAACCCTCAGACTGTCTTTGTCCACCCTAGTTCAGGATTAGCACAG CTACTTCCTCGATGGGTAATATACCATGAATTAGTTCTCACGACAAAAGAGTATATGCGGCAG GTGAcagaactaaaacctgaatgGCTGGTAGAAATTGCTCCACATTACTACCAATTGAAAGATGTGGATGACT CTGGTTCGAAG
- the LOC100834233 gene encoding pre-mRNA-splicing factor ATP-dependent RNA helicase DEAH1 isoform X2 has product MRERDAVNTRKLMERQLSKEEQEDLTRRSQAMDKNDTSDLRNFSRQAYLQKRRDKKIDEIRDEILDHEYIFQDVKLTEAEEKDFRYKKKIYDHIKERVESADDIAEYKMPEAYDMGEGNQEKRFSVAMQRYKDPEAKDKMNPFAEQEAWEEHQIGKSKLQFGSKDRKRSSDEYQYVFDDQIDFVKSSVIEGTQFEDDSDQETIDAKDILKRELQDERKTLPIYKFRDELLKAVDEYQVIVIVGETGSGKTTQIPQYLHEAGYTARGKVACTQPRRVAAMSVAARVSQEMGVKLGHEVGYSIRFEDCTSEKTMIKYMTDGMLLREFLGEPDLAGYSVVMVDEAHERTLSTDILFGLVKDIARFRPDLKLLISSATLDAEKFSDYFDSAPIFKIPGRRYPVEVHYTKAPEADYIDAAIVTVLQIHVTQPPGDILVFLTGQEEIETVDEILKQRTRGLGTKIAELNICPIYANLPTELQAKIFEQTPEGSRKVVLATNIAETSLTIDGIKYVIDPGFCKIKSYNPRTGMESLLINPISKASANQRAGRSGRTGPGKCFRLYTSYNYMHDLEDNTVPEIQRTNLANVVLTLKSLGIHDLVNFDFMDPPPSEALLKALEQLFALSALNSRGELTKTGRRMAEFPLDPMLSKMIVASEKYKCSDEVISIASMLSIGNSIFYRPKDKQVHADNARLNFHTGNVGDHIALLNVYNSWKETDFSTQWCYENYIQVRSMKRARDIRDQLEGLLERVEIEVCSNASDLDAIKKAITSGFFHHSARLQKNGSYRTVKNPQTVFVHPSSGLAQLLPRWVIYHELVLTTKEYMRQVTELKPEWLVEIAPHYYQLKDVDDSGSKKLPKGQGRAAL; this is encoded by the exons ATGAGAGAAAGAGACGCAGTTAACACTCGAAAG TTGATGGAGCGACAATTATCTAAGGAAGAACAAG AGGACCTTACGAGACGATCTCAAGCAATGGACAAGAATGACACTTCAGATCTGAG AAATTTTTCAAGGCAAGCATACTTGCAAAAGCGAAGGGACAAAAAAATTGATGAGATTCG GGACGAAATTCTTGATCATGAATACATTTTTCAGGATGTGAAACTAACCGAAGCAGAAGAAAAGGACTTCAG atacaagaagaagatTTATGATCATATTAAGGAGCGTGTTGAGAGTGCAGATGATATTGCTGAG TACAAAATGCCTGAAGCTTATGATATGGGTGAAGGTAATCAAGAAAAGAGATTCTCTGTTGCAATGCAGCGATACAA AGATCCTGAGGCCAAAGATAAAATGAATCCTTTTGCTGAACAGGAAGCATGGGAAGAACATCAAATAG GAAAGTCTAAACTGCAATTTGGATCGAAAGATAGGAAGCGGTCTTCTGATGAATATCA GTATGTATTTGATGATCAAATTGATTTTGTTAAATCATCGGTCATAGAAGGAACACAG TTTGAAGACGATTCAGACCAAGAGACCATCGATGCAAAAGATATTTTAAAAAGGGAGCTCCAG GATGAGCGGAAAACCCTTCCAATTTATAAATTCAGGGATGAACTGCTCAAGGCTGTTGATGAATATCAG GTTATTGTCATAGTGGGAGAAACCGGCTCTGGTAAAACAACACAAATACCTCAATATCTTCATGAAGCTGGATATACTGCAAGAGGAAAG GTTGCTTGTACGCAACCTCGTCGAGTGGCAGCCATGAGTGTTGCAGCAAGGGTGTCTCAAGAGATGGGTGTTAAACTGGGACACGAG GTTGGTTACTCCATAAGGTTCGAGGATTGCACCTCAGAGAAAACAATGATTAAATACATGACAGATGGTATGCTTTTGAGGGAGTTTCTTGGTGAACCAGATTTGGCTGGCTATAG TGTTGTGATGGTCGATGAGGCTCATGAGCGTACACTGTCTACTGATATCTTATTTGGTTTGGTGAAG GATATTGCTAGGTTTCGTCCAGACCTAAAGTTGCTCATTTCAAGTGCAACCCTGGATGCAGAAAAATTTAGCGACTACTTTGATTCAGCTCCTATTTTCAAGATTCCTGGGAGGCGATACCCTGTTGAAGTTCATTATACAAAAGCTCCAGAAGCAGATTACATTGATGCTGCCATTGTCACTGTTTTACAGATACATGTGACACAACCCCCTGGTGATATCCTAGTGTTCCTTACAGGGCAGGAAGAAATTGAAACAGTTGATGAAATCCTTAAACAAAGAACAAGGGGCTTAGGAACAAAGATTGCAGAACTAAACATATGCCCTATTTATGCAAATCTGCCTACTGAACTTCAAGCTAAGATCTTTGAGCAAACCCCCGAAGGTTCTCGGAAAGTGGTCCTGGCCACTAATATAGCAGAGACTTCATTGACCATTGATGGTATAAAATATGTTATCGATCCAGGTTTCTGTAAGATCAAGTCATACAACCCCCGTACAGGAATGGAATCCCTGCTTATCAATCCTATCTCAAAGGCATCAGCAAACCAGAGGGCAGGAAGATCTGGACGGACAGGACCTGGAAAATGTTTCCGCCTGTACACAAGCTATAACTACATGCATGATCTTGAGGATAATACTGTTCCAGAGATTCAAAGAACCAACCTTGCAAATGTTGTACTTACACTTAAGAGTCTTGGTATTCATGACTTGgttaattttgattttatGGACCCACCTCCTTCAGAGGCCTTGTTGAAGGCCCTGGAGCAACTTTTCGCTCTCAGTGCACTCAACAGTCGTGGAGAGTTGACGAAGACTGGAAGACGAATGGCAGAATTTCCATTAGATCCTATGCTGTCAAAGATGATAGTAGCTTCAGAGAAATATAAGTGTTCTGATGAGGTCATCTCCATTGCGTCCATGTTGTCGATTGGCAATTCTATATTTTATCGTCCGAAGGACAAACAAGTTCATGCTGACAATGCAAGGTTGAACTTCCACACTGGCAATGTCGGGGACCATATAGCATTACTCAAT GTCTATAACTCCTGGAAAGAAACTGACTTTTCAACTCAATGGTGTTatgaaaattatatacag GTCCGCAGCATGAAGAGGGCAAGAGATATTCGAGATCAACTAGAAGGACTTCTGGAGAGAGTTGAGATTGAGGTTTGTTCAAATGCCAGTGACTTGGATGCTATTAAAAAGGCTATAACATCAG GTTTCTTCCACCATTCTGCACGGTTGCAGAAGAATGGTTCTTATAGAACTGTCAAGAACCCTCAGACTGTCTTTGTCCACCCTAGTTCAGGATTAGCACAG CTACTTCCTCGATGGGTAATATACCATGAATTAGTTCTCACGACAAAAGAGTATATGCGGCAG GTGAcagaactaaaacctgaatgGCTGGTAGAAATTGCTCCACATTACTACCAATTGAAAGATGTGGATGACT CTGGTTCGAAG
- the LOC100834233 gene encoding pre-mRNA-splicing factor ATP-dependent RNA helicase DEAH1 isoform X3 encodes MERQLSKEEQEDLTRRSQAMDKNDTSDLRNFSRQAYLQKRRDKKIDEIRDEILDHEYIFQDVKLTEAEEKDFRYKKKIYDHIKERVESADDIAEYKMPEAYDMGEGNQEKRFSVAMQRYKDPEAKDKMNPFAEQEAWEEHQIGKSKLQFGSKDRKRSSDEYQYVFDDQIDFVKSSVIEGTQFEDDSDQETIDAKDILKRELQDERKTLPIYKFRDELLKAVDEYQVIVIVGETGSGKTTQIPQYLHEAGYTARGKVACTQPRRVAAMSVAARVSQEMGVKLGHEVGYSIRFEDCTSEKTMIKYMTDGMLLREFLGEPDLAGYSVVMVDEAHERTLSTDILFGLVKDIARFRPDLKLLISSATLDAEKFSDYFDSAPIFKIPGRRYPVEVHYTKAPEADYIDAAIVTVLQIHVTQPPGDILVFLTGQEEIETVDEILKQRTRGLGTKIAELNICPIYANLPTELQAKIFEQTPEGSRKVVLATNIAETSLTIDGIKYVIDPGFCKIKSYNPRTGMESLLINPISKASANQRAGRSGRTGPGKCFRLYTSYNYMHDLEDNTVPEIQRTNLANVVLTLKSLGIHDLVNFDFMDPPPSEALLKALEQLFALSALNSRGELTKTGRRMAEFPLDPMLSKMIVASEKYKCSDEVISIASMLSIGNSIFYRPKDKQVHADNARLNFHTGNVGDHIALLNVYNSWKETDFSTQWCYENYIQVRSMKRARDIRDQLEGLLERVEIEVCSNASDLDAIKKAITSGFFHHSARLQKNGSYRTVKNPQTVFVHPSSGLAQLLPRWVIYHELVLTTKEYMRQVTELKPEWLVEIAPHYYQLKDVDDSGSKKLPKGQGRAAL; translated from the exons ATGGAGCGACAATTATCTAAGGAAGAACAAG AGGACCTTACGAGACGATCTCAAGCAATGGACAAGAATGACACTTCAGATCTGAG AAATTTTTCAAGGCAAGCATACTTGCAAAAGCGAAGGGACAAAAAAATTGATGAGATTCG GGACGAAATTCTTGATCATGAATACATTTTTCAGGATGTGAAACTAACCGAAGCAGAAGAAAAGGACTTCAG atacaagaagaagatTTATGATCATATTAAGGAGCGTGTTGAGAGTGCAGATGATATTGCTGAG TACAAAATGCCTGAAGCTTATGATATGGGTGAAGGTAATCAAGAAAAGAGATTCTCTGTTGCAATGCAGCGATACAA AGATCCTGAGGCCAAAGATAAAATGAATCCTTTTGCTGAACAGGAAGCATGGGAAGAACATCAAATAG GAAAGTCTAAACTGCAATTTGGATCGAAAGATAGGAAGCGGTCTTCTGATGAATATCA GTATGTATTTGATGATCAAATTGATTTTGTTAAATCATCGGTCATAGAAGGAACACAG TTTGAAGACGATTCAGACCAAGAGACCATCGATGCAAAAGATATTTTAAAAAGGGAGCTCCAG GATGAGCGGAAAACCCTTCCAATTTATAAATTCAGGGATGAACTGCTCAAGGCTGTTGATGAATATCAG GTTATTGTCATAGTGGGAGAAACCGGCTCTGGTAAAACAACACAAATACCTCAATATCTTCATGAAGCTGGATATACTGCAAGAGGAAAG GTTGCTTGTACGCAACCTCGTCGAGTGGCAGCCATGAGTGTTGCAGCAAGGGTGTCTCAAGAGATGGGTGTTAAACTGGGACACGAG GTTGGTTACTCCATAAGGTTCGAGGATTGCACCTCAGAGAAAACAATGATTAAATACATGACAGATGGTATGCTTTTGAGGGAGTTTCTTGGTGAACCAGATTTGGCTGGCTATAG TGTTGTGATGGTCGATGAGGCTCATGAGCGTACACTGTCTACTGATATCTTATTTGGTTTGGTGAAG GATATTGCTAGGTTTCGTCCAGACCTAAAGTTGCTCATTTCAAGTGCAACCCTGGATGCAGAAAAATTTAGCGACTACTTTGATTCAGCTCCTATTTTCAAGATTCCTGGGAGGCGATACCCTGTTGAAGTTCATTATACAAAAGCTCCAGAAGCAGATTACATTGATGCTGCCATTGTCACTGTTTTACAGATACATGTGACACAACCCCCTGGTGATATCCTAGTGTTCCTTACAGGGCAGGAAGAAATTGAAACAGTTGATGAAATCCTTAAACAAAGAACAAGGGGCTTAGGAACAAAGATTGCAGAACTAAACATATGCCCTATTTATGCAAATCTGCCTACTGAACTTCAAGCTAAGATCTTTGAGCAAACCCCCGAAGGTTCTCGGAAAGTGGTCCTGGCCACTAATATAGCAGAGACTTCATTGACCATTGATGGTATAAAATATGTTATCGATCCAGGTTTCTGTAAGATCAAGTCATACAACCCCCGTACAGGAATGGAATCCCTGCTTATCAATCCTATCTCAAAGGCATCAGCAAACCAGAGGGCAGGAAGATCTGGACGGACAGGACCTGGAAAATGTTTCCGCCTGTACACAAGCTATAACTACATGCATGATCTTGAGGATAATACTGTTCCAGAGATTCAAAGAACCAACCTTGCAAATGTTGTACTTACACTTAAGAGTCTTGGTATTCATGACTTGgttaattttgattttatGGACCCACCTCCTTCAGAGGCCTTGTTGAAGGCCCTGGAGCAACTTTTCGCTCTCAGTGCACTCAACAGTCGTGGAGAGTTGACGAAGACTGGAAGACGAATGGCAGAATTTCCATTAGATCCTATGCTGTCAAAGATGATAGTAGCTTCAGAGAAATATAAGTGTTCTGATGAGGTCATCTCCATTGCGTCCATGTTGTCGATTGGCAATTCTATATTTTATCGTCCGAAGGACAAACAAGTTCATGCTGACAATGCAAGGTTGAACTTCCACACTGGCAATGTCGGGGACCATATAGCATTACTCAAT GTCTATAACTCCTGGAAAGAAACTGACTTTTCAACTCAATGGTGTTatgaaaattatatacag GTCCGCAGCATGAAGAGGGCAAGAGATATTCGAGATCAACTAGAAGGACTTCTGGAGAGAGTTGAGATTGAGGTTTGTTCAAATGCCAGTGACTTGGATGCTATTAAAAAGGCTATAACATCAG GTTTCTTCCACCATTCTGCACGGTTGCAGAAGAATGGTTCTTATAGAACTGTCAAGAACCCTCAGACTGTCTTTGTCCACCCTAGTTCAGGATTAGCACAG CTACTTCCTCGATGGGTAATATACCATGAATTAGTTCTCACGACAAAAGAGTATATGCGGCAG GTGAcagaactaaaacctgaatgGCTGGTAGAAATTGCTCCACATTACTACCAATTGAAAGATGTGGATGACT CTGGTTCGAAG